The genomic region ATGCTGTAATGCATAACCATTGTTATACATGTAATTATTGTAACTGATCCAGTCATCTGTACACTGATATTCTTGATTAGACTGAATGTATGGATGGtaaactgtttcttttcccaaGAAGTAAGATGGAGCAAGTCTCTGTAAAACAACAGCACTGAACTGGTATGTCAGCTTTCTTCGGATTTTAATGATTTCACCTGTTCTTCCGTAATTCCTCAGTGCTCTGGCCATTTTCTGATATGTCATGATCTTGCggtttccctttctttctccccaCAGCTCCGCAAGTTTCTCCTTGTTTTTGGAGACAAACTGGAAGACACCATTGGGCTTATCCACCCATTGGATGCAATTTGCCATAGCTGGATCATACAGAGACTCATGGAGGTACTCAAACAGTCGAAGTTTTTTTCTACCTATTAAGCAATAAAGTACAAAAGGTCAGAACAGAACTCATACTTGTTTTAAAAGGTGAGCAGTTGTCTTTTTCCTGGAAAGGATCTTACAGGCAAAAGCATAGGTAAACCCAATATCCTGTCACAAATTAAAAGATCAGTATAAACTATTCAACAGAAAACCAGCAACAGCGAATGGGATGATAGTTCTGAAACATGTACAGACCTGTGGTGACAGAAAGGGATTTGGTCATTAGAGTTTCAAGAGCAGGTTATTTGGGGATCATGACAAATATCTGGTGACTTCACTGTGTGGTAGGTTTCAGAAGCCACTTCCAGCAGTCTTCAGACACATG from Gavia stellata isolate bGavSte3 chromosome 4, bGavSte3.hap2, whole genome shotgun sequence harbors:
- the SPIC gene encoding transcription factor Spi-C, which codes for MLKEPSWSFLAPDRKMFLQSFPDQDVLGQAFEDALEVLQQHSDREMQYSPGYKNCLTVINHHHHLRASPSYSAAPSTEDPGYSWRNVINSAADFYADETIYHTLQNTPESQVMHAAAGQPKAGKGRKKLRLFEYLHESLYDPAMANCIQWVDKPNGVFQFVSKNKEKLAELWGERKGNRKIMTYQKMARALRNYGRTGEIIKIRRKLTYQFSAVVLQRLAPSYFLGKETVYHPYIQSNQEYQCTDDWISYNNYMYNNGYALQHANS